Genomic segment of Actinomycetota bacterium:
GCTTCGCGTCCGACGGCGATCTCTACGCGTGCGGCTCCATGGGCGACGTCATCCAGGTCTACGACGCCGAGGGCATCCTCAAGAACACGATGGAGTTTCCCGAGCACACCGAGCCGACCAACGCCTGCATCGGCGACGGCACCCTATACGTCACCTGCTCCGGCACCGGCGAGCTCCTGGCATTCGATCTCGGGATCGAGCCGCTGCCCTTTTTCCCCCTCAGAAAGTGAACTTCGTCTCGTCAGCCGAACGCGACGGTGACCTGACGCTCCTCGGTCCCGCGGAGGACCGTGAGCTTCAGCGTGGCTCCGCCCGTCAGCGCGTCGAGCGCGGCGTGGAGATCGTCGGTGTCGCGTACCGGCTTGTCGCCGGCCTTTGTGATCAGGTCGCCTTCACGGATCTCGGCGTGCGCGGCCGGGCTTTCCTCCTCAACGCCGCGCACGAGCAAACCGTCCGCTTCCGGTAGGCCCACGGCTCTACGCAGACGACGACCGACCTCTGCCGGAGCGATCGCCACGCCGAGTCGCGGACGCTCCGGCGCTTCGCCGCGCCCGAGCCCGTCGACGCGATCGCGCAACGCTTGATCGGCCGGGATCGCGAGATAGAACCCTTCGCCGAGACGGTTGGTGTTGAGGCCCAGCAAGGTCCCGTCCTCGTCGACGATCGGACCGCCGGAGGATCCCGGCAGCAGCGGCGCGGTGTGCTCCAGGCTTCCCGAGATGCGGCGGCCGCGCGGCCCGCGGAACGAACGCTCCGTCCCAGACACGAGTCCCACGGTCACGCGCAAGCCGCGACCGCCCGGGTTCGCGAGCGCGAAGACGGGGCTGCCGAGGTCCGGCCCGCCGTTGGCCGACCATTTCACCGCCGGCGCGTCCTTCGTGTCGACGGAGACGACCGCGATGTCGCCGTCCACGTCTATGCCGGACACCGATCCGACCTCCGTGCGGCCGTCGGAGAACGTCACGGCGAGCTCGTCGCCGCGGATGTTGTGCGCGTTGGTGAGTACCTTTCCGGGTCCGATCACGACGCCGGAGCCGACGCCCCAACGCTGCCCGACGCCGACCAGCGAGGGTCCGACGTCTTCGGCAAGCTTCTTGATCGCGTCCCTGAGCTCCGTGAAAACCGCCATCTGAACCCTCCTGCCTGCTTTCCGGATATACTTGCGACTTGCAAGTTACTATGAGCAAACCAGCAGCGCAAATGGACGATAGGATGGCCAGGATGTCTATGCGCAAGGGTGGAACGATCGCGGCCGGCCGGGGGCTGGCGGACGCACCGTCCTCGGACGACTCCCCCCTCGCGAGGGCGGTGGCCCGGGTCGGCGACCGGTGGGCCTTGCTGATCGTCGACGCCTTGCGCGGGGGCGGCCGCCGGTTCAACGATCTGCTTTCCGAGATCCCCGGCATCGCTTCGAATGTCTTGTCACAGCGGCTGAA
This window contains:
- a CDS encoding S1C family serine protease; amino-acid sequence: MAVFTELRDAIKKLAEDVGPSLVGVGQRWGVGSGVVIGPGKVLTNAHNIRGDELAVTFSDGRTEVGSVSGIDVDGDIAVVSVDTKDAPAVKWSANGGPDLGSPVFALANPGGRGLRVTVGLVSGTERSFRGPRGRRISGSLEHTAPLLPGSSGGPIVDEDGTLLGLNTNRLGEGFYLAIPADQALRDRVDGLGRGEAPERPRLGVAIAPAEVGRRLRRAVGLPEADGLLVRGVEEESPAAHAEIREGDLITKAGDKPVRDTDDLHAALDALTGGATLKLTVLRGTEERQVTVAFG